Proteins from a single region of Coregonus clupeaformis isolate EN_2021a chromosome 35, ASM2061545v1, whole genome shotgun sequence:
- the LOC121551222 gene encoding ethanolamine-phosphate cytidylyltransferase-like isoform X1 — MIKNGHHQMNTTGKDAGTNLGATACSPEKRRRTIRVWCDGCYDMVHYGHSNQLRQAKAMGDYLIVGVHTDGEISQHKGPPVFTQAERYKMVRAIKWVDEIVEGAPYVTTLETLDKYSSDFCVHGDDITLTVDGKDTYEEVKRSGRYRECKRTQGVSTTDLVGRMLLMTKAHHSNIGHSDYQQHTDNFGKVLQGPKGHSPWTGVSQFLQTSQKIIQFASGQEPQPGDTIIYVAGAFDLFHIGHVDFLEAVSKLSDKPYVIVGLHFDQEVNRYKGKNYPIMNVHERTLSVLACRYVSEVVIGAPYAVTRDLLDHFKVDLVCHGKTEVHPDKDGSDPYAQPRRKGILHTVDSMNSLTTDDIVQRIIKNRLQFKARNQKKEAKEMAMIQAMKRREEEKSKERAQAVL; from the exons ATGATCAAGAACGGACATCACCAAATGAACACAACAGGGAAAGATGCAGGGACGAACCTCGGCGCTACAGCTTGCAGTCCGGAGAAGAGAAGACGAACTATCCGGGTGTGGTGCGACGGGTG CTATGACATGGTCCATTATGGTCACTCCAACCAGCTGCGGCAGGCCAAGGCCATGGGAGATTACCTCATCGTTGGAGTACACACAGACG GTGAGATCTCACAGCACAAGGGTCCCCCGGTCTTCACCCAGGCTGAACGATACAAGATGGTGCGAGCCATCAAGTGGGTGGATGAGATAGTGGAGGGAGCGCCCTACGTCACCACACTGGAGACACTGGACAAGTACTCCAGTGACTTCTGTGTGCACGGAG ATGACATCACACTAACAGTGGATGGGAAGGACACATACGAAGAGGTGAAGAGGTCAGGGAGGTACAG GGAGTGCAAGCGAACCCAGGGAGTTTCTACCACAGACCTGGTTGGTCGTATGCTCCTGATGACCAAAGCACACCACAGCAACATA GGCCATTCAGACTATCAACAGCACACAGACAACTTTGGGAAG GTGTTGCAGGGTCCGAAGGGCCATAGTCCATGGACGGGGGTGTCCCAGTTCCTCCAGACGTCCCAGAAGATCATCCAGTTTGCCTCAGGACAGGAGCCTCAGCCTGGGGACACCATCATCTATGTGGCTGGAGCCTTCGACCTCTTCC ATATCGGCCATGTGGACTTTCTGGAGGCAGTTTCCAAGCTCTCAGACAAGCCATATGTTATAGTGGGGTTACACTTTGACCAG GAGGTGAATCGCTACAAAGGGAAGAATTACCCAATCATGAATGTCCATGAGAGAACACTCAGTGTGCTGGCCTGTCGA TATGTCTCTGAGGTGGTGATCGGTGCGCCCTATGCAGTCACAAGAGACTTACTGGACCACTTCAAG GTGGACCTTGTGTGTCATGGGAAGACAGAGGTGCATCCTGACAAAGACGGGTCTGACCCCTATGCC CAGCCCAGGAGGAAAGGAATACTGCACACTGTGGACAGTATGAACAGCCTCACCACTGATGACATTGTTCAGAGGATCATCAAAAACAG GCTGCAGTTCAAGGCCAGGAACCAGAAGAAAGAGGCCAAAGAGATGGCTATGATCCAGGCCATGAAGAggcgagaggaggagaagagcaaGGAGAGAGCCCAGGCTGTGCTGTAG
- the LOC121551222 gene encoding ethanolamine-phosphate cytidylyltransferase-like isoform X2 codes for MIKNGHHQMNTTGKDAGTNLGATACSPEKRRRTIRVWCDGCYDMVHYGHSNQLRQAKAMGDYLIVGVHTDGEISQHKGPPVFTQAERYKMVRAIKWVDEIVEGAPYVTTLETLDKYSSDFCVHGDDITLTVDGKDTYEEVKRSGRYRECKRTQGVSTTDLVGRMLLMTKAHHSNIGHSDYQQHTDNFGKGPKGHSPWTGVSQFLQTSQKIIQFASGQEPQPGDTIIYVAGAFDLFHIGHVDFLEAVSKLSDKPYVIVGLHFDQEVNRYKGKNYPIMNVHERTLSVLACRYVSEVVIGAPYAVTRDLLDHFKVDLVCHGKTEVHPDKDGSDPYAQPRRKGILHTVDSMNSLTTDDIVQRIIKNRLQFKARNQKKEAKEMAMIQAMKRREEEKSKERAQAVL; via the exons ATGATCAAGAACGGACATCACCAAATGAACACAACAGGGAAAGATGCAGGGACGAACCTCGGCGCTACAGCTTGCAGTCCGGAGAAGAGAAGACGAACTATCCGGGTGTGGTGCGACGGGTG CTATGACATGGTCCATTATGGTCACTCCAACCAGCTGCGGCAGGCCAAGGCCATGGGAGATTACCTCATCGTTGGAGTACACACAGACG GTGAGATCTCACAGCACAAGGGTCCCCCGGTCTTCACCCAGGCTGAACGATACAAGATGGTGCGAGCCATCAAGTGGGTGGATGAGATAGTGGAGGGAGCGCCCTACGTCACCACACTGGAGACACTGGACAAGTACTCCAGTGACTTCTGTGTGCACGGAG ATGACATCACACTAACAGTGGATGGGAAGGACACATACGAAGAGGTGAAGAGGTCAGGGAGGTACAG GGAGTGCAAGCGAACCCAGGGAGTTTCTACCACAGACCTGGTTGGTCGTATGCTCCTGATGACCAAAGCACACCACAGCAACATA GGCCATTCAGACTATCAACAGCACACAGACAACTTTGGGAAG GGTCCGAAGGGCCATAGTCCATGGACGGGGGTGTCCCAGTTCCTCCAGACGTCCCAGAAGATCATCCAGTTTGCCTCAGGACAGGAGCCTCAGCCTGGGGACACCATCATCTATGTGGCTGGAGCCTTCGACCTCTTCC ATATCGGCCATGTGGACTTTCTGGAGGCAGTTTCCAAGCTCTCAGACAAGCCATATGTTATAGTGGGGTTACACTTTGACCAG GAGGTGAATCGCTACAAAGGGAAGAATTACCCAATCATGAATGTCCATGAGAGAACACTCAGTGTGCTGGCCTGTCGA TATGTCTCTGAGGTGGTGATCGGTGCGCCCTATGCAGTCACAAGAGACTTACTGGACCACTTCAAG GTGGACCTTGTGTGTCATGGGAAGACAGAGGTGCATCCTGACAAAGACGGGTCTGACCCCTATGCC CAGCCCAGGAGGAAAGGAATACTGCACACTGTGGACAGTATGAACAGCCTCACCACTGATGACATTGTTCAGAGGATCATCAAAAACAG GCTGCAGTTCAAGGCCAGGAACCAGAAGAAAGAGGCCAAAGAGATGGCTATGATCCAGGCCATGAAGAggcgagaggaggagaagagcaaGGAGAGAGCCCAGGCTGTGCTGTAG